From Psychrobacillus sp. FSL K6-2836, a single genomic window includes:
- a CDS encoding YlaN family protein, which yields MDTNIQISYQEKALELLKKDAEKIAQLIKVQMDNLTMPQCPLYEEVLDTQMFGLSREIDFAVKLGLLEKSEGKEIIASLEKELSVLHEIHTEK from the coding sequence ATGGATACTAATATACAAATTTCGTATCAAGAAAAGGCATTAGAGCTTTTGAAAAAAGATGCAGAAAAGATTGCGCAGCTTATAAAAGTGCAGATGGATAACTTAACGATGCCTCAATGCCCTCTTTATGAAGAGGTTTTAGACACACAAATGTTTGGATTATCACGTGAAATAGATTTTGCGGTTAAACTTGGTCTTTTAGAGAAAAGTGAAGGAAAAGAGATTATCGCTTCTCTTGAAAAAGAATTATCCGTTTTACATGAGATTCATACAGAAAAATAA
- a CDS encoding peptidyl-prolyl cis-trans isomerase, with protein sequence MELIIPVKGAVKFNITLDPTVWIFDDRKIDLDEFFSGEYEYKDELEEYTKVTSAHWSREIIEGSTNPPTLQTEKKYERTKALTSTFGIDMKPFILNSEPLPNATRVVVETTEGEHIFSLEDLETLLLKFSHKGKPLRADGPVHVLKKDGSNINTPVKFVTAFRVE encoded by the coding sequence TTGGAACTTATCATACCAGTTAAAGGTGCAGTTAAATTTAATATTACGTTAGACCCTACCGTTTGGATTTTCGATGATCGTAAAATCGATTTGGATGAGTTTTTTTCTGGTGAATATGAGTACAAAGATGAGCTAGAAGAGTATACAAAAGTCACATCAGCTCATTGGTCACGTGAAATCATTGAAGGATCTACAAATCCACCAACTTTACAAACAGAAAAAAAATATGAACGAACAAAAGCACTTACAAGTACTTTCGGAATTGACATGAAACCATTTATCCTAAATTCTGAGCCTCTGCCAAACGCAACAAGAGTAGTGGTTGAAACAACAGAGGGTGAACATATATTTTCTTTAGAAGATTTAGAAACACTATTATTGAAGTTTAGTCATAAAGGTAAACCACTCCGCGCAGATGGTCCTGTACATGTATTGAAAAAAGATGGATCAAATATTAATACTCCGGTAAAATTTGTCACAGCGTTCCGTGTAGAATAG
- a CDS encoding YlaI family protein: MKVQCAICDRIDELPDDLPLAKKLRNRPIHTYMCPECHDRIEERTNSRLATGKFIFYKSSRLIENEF; this comes from the coding sequence ATGAAAGTACAATGTGCTATTTGTGATAGAATTGATGAACTCCCAGATGATCTCCCACTGGCTAAGAAGCTCAGAAATCGCCCAATTCACACGTATATGTGCCCAGAGTGTCACGATCGTATTGAAGAAAGAACCAATAGCCGACTTGCAACCGGGAAGTTCATTTTTTATAAGAGTTCACGATTGATTGAAAACGAATTTTAG
- the pyc gene encoding pyruvate carboxylase has protein sequence MRKIKKIVVANRGEIAIRIFRACTELNLRTVAIYSREDSGSFHRFKSDESYLVGEGKKPIDAYLDIEDIIRIAKESKADAIHPGYGFLSENVDFAKRCEEEGIIFIGPTSVHLDMFGDKVKAREQAVLAGIPVIPGSDGPLDTVEEVRAFGKAHGYPLMIKASLGGGGRGMRVVQSEDELESAYERAKSEAKAAFGSDEVYVERCIFKPKHIEVQILGDTQGNLIHLYERDCSIQRRHQKVVEIAPSNSLNSELRDKICGAAVQLMKNVSYINAGTVEFLVTDDEFFFIEVNPRIQVEHTITEMITGVDIVHAQIKIADGIALNSEEMGIPSQDNIPLFGFAIQSRVTTEDPLNNFMPDTGKLMVYRSGGGFGVRLDAGNGFQGAIITPYYDSLLVKVSTWGMSFKEAAAKMDRNLQEFRIRGIKTNIPFLENVVKHQSFISGQFNTSFIDTTPELFLFPNRKDRGTKLLNYIGNVTVNGFPGIEKKSKPIFGATRTPKFDLSVVPPAGTKQILDEQGADGVVKWVKEQQGVLLTDTTFRDAHQSLLATRVRSYDMFGIAKESAQGMHDLFSYEMWGGATFDVAYRFLKENPWDRLLKMRQMIPNVLFQMLFRGANAVGYKNYPDNVIKEFIQKSAEAGIDVFRIFDSLNWIKGMEVAIDATRQSGKIAEAALCYTGDILDDSRDKYTVQYYKEMAKELESAGAHILAIKDMAGLLKPEAAYRLVSELKSTVDIPIHLHTHDTSGNGVFTYAKAIEAGVDIVDTALGAMAGLTSQPSASSLSYALKGSNREVIGNIEAFEKISYYWEDVRKYYQDFESGMMSPHTEIYVHEMPGGQYSNLQQQSKAVGLGERWEEVKEMYSRVNLLFGDVVKVTPSSKVVGDMALFMVQNNLDEVSVITRGKTIDFPDSVIEFFEGYIGQPYGGFPQELQKVILKDRQAITIRPGELLEPVDFEEIKEMLFRKLDRPVTSQEILAYTLYPKVFEEYSETDKNFGDVSVLDTPTFLYGLRLGEEIEVEIEVGKTLIIKLVSISEPTHDGNRIIYFELNGQPREISIQDINVEVSHLSKPKADLTKEGHIGATMPGTVLKVAISTGSKVKRGQHLLITEAMKMETTVQAPFNGVVKEIHVIAGEAIATGDLLIEMEKE, from the coding sequence ATGAGAAAGATTAAAAAGATAGTAGTTGCGAACAGAGGGGAAATAGCAATACGAATTTTTCGAGCATGTACAGAGTTAAACCTTCGAACAGTAGCGATATACTCTAGAGAGGATAGTGGTTCGTTTCACCGATTTAAATCCGACGAGTCCTATTTAGTTGGAGAAGGTAAGAAACCAATTGATGCTTACTTAGATATTGAGGATATTATTCGAATTGCAAAAGAAAGCAAAGCCGATGCAATCCATCCTGGGTATGGTTTTCTTTCGGAAAATGTAGATTTTGCGAAAAGATGTGAAGAGGAAGGAATTATCTTCATCGGTCCTACCTCTGTGCATTTAGACATGTTTGGTGATAAAGTGAAAGCTCGTGAACAAGCAGTACTTGCAGGTATACCCGTTATTCCGGGGAGTGATGGTCCATTAGATACTGTTGAAGAGGTACGTGCATTTGGGAAAGCTCACGGGTATCCTTTAATGATTAAAGCTTCCTTAGGCGGTGGCGGTCGTGGAATGCGCGTCGTTCAATCTGAAGATGAGCTTGAAAGTGCATATGAACGTGCTAAATCAGAGGCGAAAGCTGCTTTTGGTTCAGATGAAGTATATGTTGAGCGTTGTATTTTCAAACCTAAACATATTGAAGTTCAAATCCTTGGAGATACGCAAGGGAATTTAATCCATTTATATGAACGTGATTGTTCTATTCAAAGAAGACATCAAAAGGTTGTGGAGATAGCACCTTCCAATTCTCTAAATTCAGAATTGCGCGACAAAATATGTGGAGCAGCTGTCCAATTAATGAAAAATGTATCCTACATAAATGCTGGAACAGTAGAATTTTTAGTGACAGATGATGAATTCTTTTTTATTGAAGTAAATCCACGTATTCAAGTGGAGCATACGATTACAGAGATGATCACCGGTGTAGATATCGTACATGCACAGATTAAAATAGCTGATGGTATAGCACTTAATAGCGAAGAAATGGGAATTCCAAGTCAGGATAACATACCGTTATTTGGCTTTGCGATTCAATCCCGTGTAACAACGGAGGATCCATTGAATAACTTTATGCCTGACACAGGTAAATTGATGGTTTATCGCTCTGGTGGTGGATTCGGCGTACGCTTAGATGCAGGTAACGGTTTCCAAGGGGCTATCATTACACCTTACTATGATTCTTTATTGGTGAAGGTTTCTACTTGGGGTATGTCTTTTAAAGAAGCTGCTGCTAAAATGGACAGAAACTTACAGGAATTCCGAATCAGAGGGATTAAAACGAACATCCCGTTTTTAGAAAATGTTGTAAAACATCAAAGCTTTATCTCTGGTCAATTCAATACGAGCTTCATCGATACAACTCCTGAATTATTTTTGTTCCCAAATCGTAAAGACCGAGGTACTAAACTATTAAATTATATAGGAAATGTTACAGTTAATGGTTTCCCAGGTATTGAGAAAAAGTCTAAACCTATTTTTGGCGCAACTAGAACACCTAAATTTGATCTGAGTGTTGTACCTCCAGCAGGTACAAAGCAAATTCTAGATGAGCAAGGTGCCGATGGCGTGGTTAAATGGGTGAAAGAACAACAAGGTGTCTTGCTTACTGACACAACTTTCCGAGACGCTCACCAATCATTATTAGCAACAAGGGTCCGTTCTTACGATATGTTTGGAATTGCGAAAGAATCTGCGCAAGGTATGCATGATTTGTTCTCTTATGAAATGTGGGGTGGGGCAACTTTTGACGTTGCATACCGTTTCTTAAAAGAAAACCCGTGGGATCGTTTGTTGAAAATGAGACAAATGATTCCAAACGTATTATTCCAAATGTTATTCCGTGGTGCCAATGCAGTAGGATACAAAAATTATCCGGACAATGTTATAAAAGAGTTTATACAAAAGTCTGCTGAAGCTGGTATTGATGTATTCCGAATTTTTGATAGCCTAAATTGGATAAAAGGAATGGAAGTTGCAATAGATGCAACTAGACAATCCGGTAAAATCGCAGAAGCGGCTCTATGTTACACTGGAGACATTTTAGATGACTCTAGAGACAAATACACGGTACAGTACTACAAAGAAATGGCAAAAGAATTAGAAAGCGCTGGGGCGCATATTTTAGCGATTAAGGATATGGCTGGGCTATTAAAACCAGAAGCAGCTTATCGTTTAGTAAGCGAGTTGAAAAGTACGGTTGATATCCCAATTCATCTTCATACACATGATACTAGTGGTAACGGTGTATTTACGTATGCAAAAGCAATTGAAGCAGGAGTAGATATTGTGGATACTGCATTAGGTGCGATGGCGGGCTTAACTTCGCAACCAAGCGCAAGTAGTTTAAGTTATGCACTAAAAGGTTCAAATAGAGAGGTTATTGGAAATATCGAGGCATTCGAAAAAATCTCTTATTATTGGGAAGATGTTCGTAAATATTATCAAGACTTTGAAAGTGGCATGATGAGTCCTCATACTGAAATCTATGTTCATGAGATGCCTGGTGGACAATACAGTAATCTTCAGCAGCAATCAAAAGCGGTTGGACTTGGAGAACGTTGGGAAGAAGTAAAAGAGATGTATTCTCGTGTAAACCTATTGTTCGGTGATGTGGTGAAAGTTACACCTTCATCTAAAGTAGTTGGGGATATGGCTTTATTCATGGTACAAAATAATCTAGATGAAGTTTCTGTCATTACGAGAGGGAAAACAATCGATTTTCCAGATTCTGTTATAGAGTTTTTTGAAGGATATATTGGACAACCTTACGGAGGATTCCCACAAGAATTACAAAAAGTAATCCTAAAGGATCGTCAAGCAATTACAATTCGTCCAGGTGAATTATTGGAGCCTGTGGACTTCGAGGAAATTAAAGAAATGCTATTCCGTAAATTAGATCGACCTGTAACTAGTCAAGAGATTCTTGCTTACACTCTATATCCAAAGGTTTTTGAAGAATATAGTGAAACGGATAAAAACTTTGGTGATGTATCTGTATTAGATACACCAACTTTTCTTTACGGATTGAGATTAGGGGAAGAAATTGAAGTAGAAATCGAAGTCGGAAAAACGCTAATCATCAAGCTTGTATCTATAAGCGAGCCAACTCATGATGGAAACCGTATTATTTACTTCGAATTAAACGGTCAACCACGTGAAATTTCTATTCAAGATATAAATGTAGAAGTGAGTCATCTATCTAAACCGAAGGCTGATTTGACGAAAGAAGGTCATATTGGAGCAACAATGCCAGGTACCGTTCTAAAGGTGGCAATCTCTACAGGTAGCAAAGTAAAAAGAGGTCAACATCTCCTTATTACGGAGGCCATGAAAATGGAAACTACTGTACAAGCACCGTTTAATGGAGTTGTTAAAGAAATTCATGTAATTGCAGGAGAAGCTATCGCAACCGGTGATTTATTGATCGAGATGGAAAAAGAATAA
- a CDS encoding FtsW/RodA/SpoVE family cell cycle protein — MISYLKRYARNFDYPLFFVYLALCFFGLVMIYSASMGWAVMNYGWEPDHFFNKQKSNLLLCIPVFFVTAFFPYKHYKNKAMMQLMLLVMFTLLFLVHIIGVGGESGSQSWIDLGFNLQPSEVAKLVIVLYFAGIFAKKSENGTLDKLNESVGPPLLVLFFVFVSIMMETDVGNTMIISFVAISVIAASGIKFKSFSKIIGLIGIVIIAGLFAIYMMKDALLTPHRRGRLEAFFNPFDYEQGYGYQIVNGYIAIGSGGLTGLGLGNSNQKYGYLPEPHTDFIMAIIAEELGLIGVLIVLCGLFFIVFKAINIALSTKDPQARMIAAGIGSIIGFQTFINLGGMLGIIPLTGVPLPFISYGGTSIIILSAAIGILMNVSMFVKHEKNRQ, encoded by the coding sequence ATGATTTCATATTTAAAACGTTATGCAAGAAACTTTGACTACCCATTATTTTTTGTCTACTTAGCTTTATGCTTTTTTGGTTTGGTAATGATTTATAGCGCAAGTATGGGCTGGGCAGTAATGAATTACGGATGGGAGCCAGATCATTTTTTCAACAAGCAAAAATCAAATTTATTACTTTGTATTCCAGTATTCTTCGTAACCGCCTTTTTTCCTTATAAGCATTATAAAAATAAAGCAATGATGCAACTGATGCTTCTTGTTATGTTTACACTTTTGTTTTTAGTACATATTATCGGAGTCGGTGGAGAAAGTGGTTCCCAAAGTTGGATCGACTTAGGTTTTAACTTACAACCATCGGAAGTTGCAAAACTAGTAATAGTTTTATATTTCGCCGGAATATTTGCAAAAAAATCTGAAAATGGTACATTAGATAAATTAAATGAATCCGTTGGTCCACCTTTACTCGTACTATTTTTTGTTTTCGTATCAATCATGATGGAAACAGATGTTGGGAATACAATGATTATTAGTTTCGTAGCTATTTCAGTAATTGCAGCTAGCGGAATTAAATTTAAATCATTTTCCAAAATAATCGGATTAATTGGTATAGTTATAATTGCGGGACTATTTGCTATCTATATGATGAAAGATGCATTATTGACTCCCCATCGAAGAGGAAGATTAGAAGCATTTTTCAATCCTTTTGATTACGAACAAGGATATGGATATCAAATTGTAAATGGTTATATTGCTATTGGATCAGGTGGTTTAACAGGCTTAGGTTTAGGGAATTCCAATCAGAAATATGGATATTTGCCCGAACCACATACTGATTTCATAATGGCTATCATAGCAGAAGAACTAGGTCTTATCGGTGTATTAATTGTTTTATGTGGATTGTTCTTTATAGTATTTAAGGCTATTAATATTGCTTTATCTACAAAGGATCCCCAAGCCCGTATGATTGCTGCGGGTATTGGTAGTATTATAGGGTTTCAAACATTTATAAACTTAGGAGGAATGCTTGGAATTATCCCGCTGACCGGGGTACCACTTCCATTTATAAGCTACGGGGGTACTTCTATTATTATTTTATCGGCAGCCATTGGGATATTGATGAACGTTTCTATGTTCGTGAAGCATGAAAAAAATAGACAATAA